A portion of the Pseudoalteromonas galatheae genome contains these proteins:
- a CDS encoding cell surface receptor IPT/TIG domain-containing protein — protein MISRCILLALALVSTTVFATPQNGLIEPAKGTWQNKDEDGDGVLDEHDEFPFDSQRARYPEIVEVEPNDNPSNAVKVAHQLPFKVKGVISNAGDNGDLYQFSANKGDYISARITYKSANFKPKVYFSEQGGFVINSSQIHTHSALKMAHILTKIPHDGKFNLSVIDDLSGGAPDYSYEIYVFRDNDTDGIDDHAEYAIGIEPTRIDTDRDSIHDFYEYYVKQSTTLDEDNNGVINLLDLDSDGDGINDEREGSGNADQDDKLNFLDLDSDNDGVADADEKLNAKGGPEDSDKDGVEDFIDLDNDGDKVLDIYDAEPYERVRGFRLSDSPSVQISSQAGYYNGYSLPRIYRIGDSVVFTGDDFAGLENPKVVIYNGEEIYNIAPTSHTNSELIFELNLPLRKYKAFIYTRNKRSNEVRIKPYKAGSPLIFGYASIKVQEGEQYELKGVGFDDKTRIVMGNKTLVPSTHTQSSLTFTIPTGMTKGILQLTNNVGMSNKVRYRVQAR, from the coding sequence ATGATATCACGATGCATTTTATTGGCACTCGCATTGGTAAGTACAACTGTATTTGCAACTCCACAAAATGGTTTGATCGAACCAGCTAAAGGCACTTGGCAAAACAAAGATGAAGATGGTGATGGTGTATTAGATGAGCATGATGAGTTTCCATTTGATAGTCAGCGCGCTCGTTATCCCGAAATCGTCGAGGTTGAACCTAACGATAACCCCAGTAACGCGGTAAAAGTTGCGCATCAACTTCCGTTCAAAGTAAAGGGGGTTATTTCAAATGCGGGTGATAATGGTGATTTGTATCAGTTTAGTGCAAATAAGGGCGACTATATCTCAGCTCGTATTACCTATAAGTCAGCTAATTTTAAGCCTAAAGTGTACTTTTCCGAGCAAGGCGGTTTTGTGATCAACTCATCGCAGATCCATACTCATAGTGCGCTAAAAATGGCGCATATACTGACTAAAATACCCCATGATGGAAAATTCAACTTGAGTGTCATTGATGATTTATCAGGTGGTGCGCCCGACTATTCCTATGAAATTTACGTATTTAGAGATAATGACACCGACGGTATTGATGATCATGCAGAATATGCAATTGGTATTGAACCAACTCGTATTGACACCGATAGAGACTCTATTCATGACTTCTATGAATATTACGTAAAGCAAAGTACTACACTCGATGAAGACAATAACGGGGTAATTAATCTATTGGACTTAGACAGTGATGGCGACGGCATTAATGATGAACGCGAAGGCTCAGGAAATGCAGACCAAGATGATAAATTAAACTTTTTGGATCTTGATTCTGATAATGACGGAGTAGCCGATGCCGACGAAAAACTCAATGCGAAAGGGGGGCCTGAAGACTCTGACAAAGACGGTGTTGAGGACTTCATCGATCTAGATAATGATGGTGACAAAGTTCTAGATATTTATGATGCCGAGCCGTATGAGCGAGTGCGAGGCTTTAGATTAAGCGACTCACCAAGTGTACAAATATCTTCCCAAGCCGGTTATTACAATGGCTATTCATTACCTCGAATTTATCGTATCGGCGATAGTGTTGTATTTACTGGAGATGACTTTGCCGGGCTGGAGAATCCAAAAGTGGTTATCTATAACGGTGAAGAAATTTATAATATCGCGCCAACATCGCACACTAACTCAGAGCTAATCTTTGAACTCAATCTACCACTTCGTAAATATAAGGCATTTATTTATACTCGAAATAAGCGTTCTAATGAAGTGCGAATAAAGCCATACAAAGCGGGTTCACCGTTAATATTTGGATATGCCTCAATCAAAGTTCAAGAAGGTGAACAATACGAGCTTAAGGGAGTGGGGTTTGATGATAAAACTCGTATCGTAATGGGAAATAAAACACTTGTTCCTTCAACTCATACACAATCAAGCCTTACATTTACGATACCAACAGGTATGACAAAAGGCATATTACAATTAACGAATAATGTTGGAATGAGCAATAAGGTTCGGTATCGGGTGCAAGCACGCTAA
- a CDS encoding S9 family peptidase, whose translation MPYGLKRTLICTLLACAALPTVAQTEVGLQAKDIFELEYANDPQISPDGTQVVYVRNSNDVMKDAKRQNLWLVDIKSGAQSPLFSDENNYSQPRWSPDGSKIAFVSNVSGSTQIHVHYLAQNRTALLTQLRSGISGLTWSPDGKWLAFSQKVAEKPAVIAKMPEKPKGAKWSDSAIVIDKAYYQADGRGLIKPGYRQIFVLPSEGGTPRQLTSGNYHHSGKLAWRADAQAIVFSANRIADWEYKRLEGDLFEVDFNRNITQLTSAPGREYAPSFSENGKQLAYLSASNALNPYRNSKLNIMDWQDKTSHMIAKDFDRSIQDPTWIGSDRLAMTYDDHGKRKLASITTKGKITDITDTLSGTTLGRPYLSGEFSANFDGEIAFTQGSSERPADIAITTRKGKVTQLTRLNEDLLAHKTLGKVHEITYSSSFDGEKIQGWYITPPNFDPNKQYPLLLEIHGGPHLAYGPHFSAELQRYAAEGYVVFYDNHRGSSSYGERFAMLLKYKYSSKEDFADHNSGVDAMLEKGFIDKDNLFIAGGSAGGIATAYAIGLTNRFNAAVVVKPVINWLSKVLTADSGLGQIPTQFPGMPWEHMEHYWQRSPLSLVGNVTTPTMLMTGEEDLRTPMAETEQFYQALKLRKIDSVLVKIPGAPHGIAGRPSRMISKIEHTLAWFEKYKK comes from the coding sequence ATGCCTTATGGATTGAAACGGACGCTCATTTGCACTTTACTGGCTTGCGCTGCATTGCCAACAGTCGCACAGACTGAGGTGGGATTACAGGCGAAAGACATTTTTGAGCTGGAATATGCAAACGACCCGCAAATATCACCAGATGGTACTCAAGTGGTATATGTGCGTAACAGCAATGATGTGATGAAGGATGCGAAGCGACAAAACCTGTGGCTGGTCGATATTAAGTCAGGCGCACAATCGCCACTCTTCTCTGATGAAAACAATTACAGTCAACCTCGCTGGTCGCCAGATGGTAGCAAAATTGCCTTTGTGAGCAATGTATCTGGTAGCACACAAATTCATGTACATTATCTTGCTCAAAACCGTACGGCACTACTTACACAGTTGCGATCTGGGATCAGTGGCTTAACGTGGTCACCAGATGGCAAATGGCTGGCTTTTAGCCAAAAGGTTGCTGAAAAGCCTGCGGTCATCGCCAAAATGCCAGAAAAACCAAAAGGCGCGAAGTGGTCCGATTCTGCCATTGTTATCGACAAAGCCTACTACCAAGCAGATGGCCGAGGCCTTATCAAACCAGGCTATCGCCAGATCTTCGTATTACCGAGTGAAGGCGGCACGCCACGCCAATTAACCTCTGGTAATTATCACCATAGTGGGAAACTCGCGTGGCGAGCAGACGCTCAGGCGATTGTGTTTTCAGCAAACCGCATTGCAGACTGGGAATACAAGCGCCTAGAGGGCGACTTATTCGAAGTTGATTTTAACCGTAATATCACCCAGCTTACGTCGGCTCCTGGTCGTGAGTACGCACCTAGCTTTTCCGAAAATGGTAAACAGCTGGCTTATCTTAGTGCATCGAACGCGCTAAACCCTTACCGTAATAGCAAACTGAATATTATGGATTGGCAGGACAAAACCTCCCACATGATTGCCAAAGACTTTGATCGCTCAATCCAAGACCCAACTTGGATTGGCAGTGATAGACTGGCGATGACGTACGATGACCACGGCAAGCGAAAGCTCGCGAGCATCACCACAAAAGGTAAAATTACCGACATCACAGATACGCTCTCAGGCACAACCCTTGGTCGCCCTTATCTAAGCGGTGAATTTAGTGCTAACTTTGATGGGGAAATTGCCTTTACGCAAGGTTCGAGTGAACGCCCTGCAGACATCGCAATCACAACAAGAAAAGGTAAAGTAACGCAATTAACCCGCCTTAACGAAGACTTACTTGCACATAAAACCCTTGGTAAAGTGCATGAGATCACATATAGCTCGTCGTTCGACGGGGAGAAAATTCAGGGCTGGTATATTACCCCACCAAATTTTGACCCGAACAAACAATACCCATTACTATTAGAAATTCACGGAGGCCCCCACTTAGCCTACGGCCCCCATTTCTCAGCAGAATTACAGCGTTATGCTGCTGAAGGTTATGTGGTATTTTACGACAATCACAGAGGCAGCAGCTCTTACGGCGAGCGCTTTGCGATGTTGCTCAAGTACAAATACAGCTCAAAAGAAGACTTTGCCGATCATAACTCAGGGGTAGACGCTATGCTTGAGAAAGGCTTTATCGACAAAGATAATCTGTTTATTGCTGGCGGCTCTGCAGGTGGTATCGCAACAGCCTACGCGATTGGCTTAACTAACCGTTTCAACGCTGCAGTTGTCGTAAAGCCTGTGATCAACTGGCTGAGTAAAGTGCTTACCGCTGACAGTGGCCTTGGTCAAATTCCAACGCAATTCCCAGGTATGCCATGGGAGCATATGGAACACTATTGGCAGCGCTCACCGCTTTCGCTCGTTGGCAACGTAACCACACCAACCATGCTAATGACGGGTGAAGAAGACTTGCGCACGCCAATGGCCGAAACCGAACAGTTCTACCAAGCACTTAAGTTACGTAAAATTGACTCTGTACTGGTCAAAATTCCAGGTGCGCCACATGGAATTGCAGGTCGCCCTTCTCGGATGATCAGCAAAATCGAGCATACGCTCGCTTGGTTTGAAAAGTACAAGAAGTAA
- a CDS encoding serine hydrolase domain-containing protein, with protein MGVSRYLLLFRIGSTTKTMTVLAVMQLLEQGKLSIDTVINEYISELKIPYTFEAPITIRALLSHRAGFEEADTGNYFG; from the coding sequence GTGGGTGTCAGCCGCTATCTGCTATTATTTCGCATCGGTTCTACGACCAAAACAATGACTGTACTTGCAGTAATGCAGCTGCTGGAACAGGGTAAACTATCTATAGATACCGTTATTAATGAATATATAAGTGAACTTAAAATACCTTACACCTTTGAAGCACCTATTACAATTCGTGCCTTATTAAGTCATCGGGCGGGTTTTGAAGAAGCGGATACCGGTAACTATTTTGGCTAG
- a CDS encoding DUF1852 domain-containing protein: protein MNNEFTFTIKSIRLDENYHPSNSTRITTNFANLARGESRQQNLRNALKMIDNRFNALANWDNPKGDRYSVELEIVSVDMDIAGSGQTFPSIEVLKTNIVDHKTNERIEGIVGNNFSSYVRDYDFSVLLLDHNKDQPKFSIPANFGDLHGKLFKYFVDSEAYKSHFSKPPVICLSVSDNKTYHRTENQHPVLGFEYQPNESSLTEQYFKKMGLEVRYFMPPNSVAPLAFYFFGDLLNDYTNLELISTISTMETFQKIYRPEIYNANAVAGKCYQPNLKNSDHSLTQIVYDREERSKLAIAQGRFAEEHFIKPYQNVLEQWSANYAL, encoded by the coding sequence ATGAATAACGAGTTTACTTTCACTATTAAGAGCATTCGTCTTGACGAGAATTACCATCCGTCAAACAGCACGCGGATCACCACTAACTTTGCTAACTTGGCAAGAGGCGAAAGCCGCCAGCAAAACTTACGCAATGCCCTAAAGATGATTGATAATCGCTTTAACGCATTGGCTAACTGGGATAACCCAAAAGGTGACCGTTATTCTGTTGAGCTTGAGATAGTCTCTGTTGATATGGATATTGCGGGTAGTGGGCAAACTTTCCCGTCAATTGAGGTATTAAAAACCAACATCGTTGACCACAAAACCAATGAACGCATTGAGGGAATTGTTGGTAACAATTTCTCATCTTACGTACGTGACTACGACTTTAGCGTGCTATTGCTTGATCACAATAAAGATCAACCTAAATTCAGCATCCCAGCTAACTTTGGCGACTTACACGGTAAGCTATTTAAATACTTTGTTGATTCAGAAGCTTACAAGAGTCACTTTAGTAAGCCGCCGGTGATTTGCCTAAGTGTATCGGATAACAAAACCTATCACCGCACCGAAAATCAGCACCCTGTGCTTGGCTTTGAATATCAACCAAATGAGTCATCATTAACTGAGCAATATTTCAAAAAGATGGGCTTAGAGGTGCGCTACTTTATGCCACCAAATAGCGTTGCACCTTTGGCTTTTTACTTCTTTGGTGACTTACTGAATGACTACACCAATCTGGAATTGATCAGCACCATCAGCACTATGGAAACATTCCAAAAGATCTACCGCCCAGAGATTTACAATGCCAATGCGGTGGCGGGCAAGTGCTATCAACCAAACTTGAAAAACTCCGATCACTCGCTAACACAAATTGTTTATGACCGTGAAGAGCGGAGCAAGCTGGCAATTGCGCAAGGTCGATTTGCAGAAGAGCATTTTATCAAGCCTTACCAAAACGTGCTTGAACAATGGTCTGCAAATTACGCTTTATAA
- a CDS encoding methionine synthase: MKTLLPTSTAGSLPKPAWLAQPETLWSPWKLEGDELIDGKNDALRIALQEQQLAGIDIVSDGEQTRQHFVTTFIEHLSGVDFEKRQTVKIRDRYDASVPTVVGPVSRQKPVFVEDAKFLRSQTDKPIKWALPGPMTMIDTLYDDHYKSREKLAWEFAKILNQEAKELEAAGVDIIQFDEPAFNVFFDEVNDWGIAALERAIEGLKCETAVHICYGYGIKANTDWKKTLGSEWRQYEEAFPKLQKSNIDIISLECHNSHVPIDLLALIRGKKVMVGAIDVATNTIETPEEVANTLRKALEFVDADKLYPCTNCGMAPLSREVARGKLAALSAGAELVRQELLAKKSA; this comes from the coding sequence ATGAAAACACTATTACCAACATCTACTGCTGGCAGTTTACCAAAGCCCGCTTGGCTTGCTCAGCCAGAAACCCTGTGGTCACCTTGGAAACTAGAGGGCGACGAGCTTATTGATGGCAAAAACGATGCACTACGTATTGCTTTGCAAGAGCAACAACTTGCCGGTATTGATATCGTGAGTGACGGCGAGCAAACCCGCCAGCACTTTGTAACCACTTTTATTGAACACCTAAGCGGTGTGGACTTTGAGAAGCGTCAAACGGTAAAAATTCGCGACCGCTATGATGCCAGTGTCCCAACTGTTGTTGGTCCTGTATCTCGCCAAAAGCCGGTTTTTGTTGAAGATGCCAAATTTCTACGCAGCCAAACAGACAAACCTATCAAATGGGCATTGCCAGGTCCTATGACGATGATAGATACACTGTATGATGACCACTACAAAAGCCGTGAAAAGCTAGCGTGGGAATTTGCGAAGATCCTTAACCAAGAAGCCAAAGAACTAGAGGCCGCTGGAGTTGATATCATTCAGTTCGATGAGCCAGCGTTTAATGTATTTTTTGATGAGGTCAACGACTGGGGCATTGCGGCGCTTGAACGTGCCATTGAAGGACTCAAATGCGAAACCGCTGTGCATATTTGTTACGGCTACGGCATTAAAGCTAACACCGATTGGAAAAAGACCTTAGGATCAGAATGGCGTCAATATGAAGAGGCGTTTCCTAAGCTACAAAAATCCAATATCGATATCATCTCTTTAGAGTGCCATAACTCTCACGTGCCAATCGACTTGTTAGCGTTGATCCGTGGTAAAAAAGTGATGGTTGGTGCGATTGATGTTGCAACCAACACCATAGAAACGCCAGAAGAAGTTGCCAACACACTACGCAAAGCGCTTGAGTTTGTTGACGCCGACAAACTCTACCCATGCACTAACTGCGGTATGGCACCACTTTCTCGTGAAGTGGCAAGAGGTAAGCTCGCTGCATTGAGCGCAGGGGCTGAGCTTGTGCGCCAAGAGCTATTAGCCAAAAAATCAGCTTAA
- a CDS encoding sulfite exporter TauE/SafE family protein codes for MSELILLFVYCALLGSVVGFLAGLLGIGGGLVIVPVLSSILLYFNVLPPEQVVIAAVATSLASILFTSTSSAIAHHKNGNVPWDLAPWIMTGVALGALISGFLAALLPENAVRIVFAVSVVLIAIKMFYSSKNESTTQRQLPNKGILTLLTTITGGLSAMIGIGGGALLVPLLTFFSLDMKKAIGCASACGIVIALFGSVGYISSGSAHFALSDGFAGFVYLPALLGIVCTSWFTAPMGAKATHHLPVATIKKVFAVLLLVMAVNMAVN; via the coding sequence ATGAGTGAGTTGATATTGTTGTTTGTGTATTGTGCACTACTCGGTAGTGTTGTCGGCTTTTTAGCCGGGTTGTTAGGTATTGGTGGTGGGCTGGTTATTGTTCCGGTGCTGAGCAGTATTTTATTGTACTTTAACGTGTTACCACCGGAGCAAGTGGTCATAGCCGCCGTGGCGACATCGTTGGCATCCATTTTATTTACTTCTACCTCATCGGCAATCGCGCATCATAAAAATGGTAATGTACCGTGGGATTTAGCGCCGTGGATAATGACGGGCGTTGCACTAGGCGCGCTGATCAGTGGTTTTTTGGCAGCGCTATTACCCGAAAACGCAGTGCGCATTGTATTTGCAGTAAGTGTGGTATTGATAGCAATAAAAATGTTTTATAGCAGCAAAAATGAGAGCACAACCCAAAGGCAGCTGCCGAATAAAGGCATACTTACGTTATTAACGACGATCACCGGTGGTTTATCTGCCATGATAGGCATTGGCGGTGGAGCACTTTTGGTACCGCTGTTGACGTTTTTCTCTCTTGATATGAAAAAGGCCATAGGATGCGCTTCTGCATGTGGCATTGTTATCGCACTCTTTGGTTCCGTTGGCTACATTAGCTCGGGCAGTGCACACTTTGCACTTTCGGATGGCTTCGCCGGATTTGTTTATTTGCCAGCCCTGTTAGGTATTGTGTGCACGTCTTGGTTTACCGCTCCAATGGGGGCTAAAGCGACGCATCACTTGCCTGTTGCCACGATTAAAAAGGTATTTGCGGTGCTGCTGTTAGTGATGGCTGTGAATATGGCGGTAAATTAA
- a CDS encoding linear amide C-N hydrolase, with product MCTRAFNNWNRAYLATARNMDWMFILPTSLFVLEKGLKKSGLEPVSELEAIASEKTRNPLTWTSSYSSVVAMVGDDCSGWAASDGMNSMGLVANVLYDSGATYGKSACKSKKQLSVLRWLQYVLDKFVLVKEVVDVFSKQEIQIVGAEVPNSEGKTAALHLMVSDISGDSAIIEVENGVFKIHHSADYRVVTNEPSYEDQLRINDYWLWQWSDKNSQPSHTIPGGPYSTDRFERATFYLNHLDLPNDEHDALAQARSVAASASVPLGYNFTSSASPNISNTLWTTVAAHRSQTYYFCNARTPHVAWVELANFNFGSPVSAFTLISEDPSGEYINSTRNGKLNKYFEPTEDPFKK from the coding sequence ATGTGTACTAGAGCTTTTAATAACTGGAATAGAGCATATTTAGCTACTGCCAGAAATATGGACTGGATGTTTATATTACCTACCAGCTTGTTTGTACTTGAAAAAGGACTAAAAAAATCGGGGCTTGAGCCAGTTTCTGAGCTAGAGGCAATAGCAAGCGAGAAAACTCGTAACCCACTGACATGGACATCTTCTTATAGTAGTGTGGTCGCTATGGTTGGAGATGATTGCAGCGGCTGGGCAGCCTCCGATGGCATGAACTCTATGGGGCTTGTCGCAAATGTATTGTACGACTCAGGCGCGACGTACGGTAAGTCAGCATGCAAAAGTAAAAAGCAGCTGAGCGTCCTTAGATGGTTGCAATATGTGTTAGACAAATTTGTACTGGTCAAGGAAGTCGTTGACGTATTCAGTAAACAAGAAATTCAGATCGTTGGTGCAGAAGTACCTAACAGCGAAGGTAAAACCGCAGCATTGCATTTAATGGTGTCGGATATCAGTGGCGATTCAGCCATTATCGAAGTTGAAAATGGGGTTTTTAAGATTCATCACAGCGCTGACTATCGCGTTGTTACCAATGAACCAAGTTATGAAGATCAGCTAAGGATTAATGACTATTGGCTGTGGCAATGGAGTGATAAAAACAGTCAGCCGAGCCATACGATCCCTGGCGGCCCATACTCAACCGATAGATTCGAGCGCGCTACGTTTTATCTTAATCACTTAGATTTACCAAACGATGAGCATGATGCCCTTGCACAGGCTCGCTCGGTTGCTGCAAGTGCATCAGTACCCCTTGGCTATAATTTTACAAGCAGTGCCAGCCCAAACATATCTAATACCTTGTGGACAACCGTTGCAGCACATAGGAGCCAAACCTATTACTTTTGCAATGCTCGCACGCCTCATGTTGCTTGGGTAGAATTGGCAAACTTTAACTTTGGATCGCCAGTCAGTGCCTTCACATTGATAAGCGAAGATCCATCTGGGGAGTACATCAATAGCACCAGAAATGGCAAGTTAAACAAATACTTTGAACCAACCGAAGATCCGTTCAAAAAGTAA
- a CDS encoding DUF6985 domain-containing protein, translating to MIKAPLLGILEKDRYGDLRSKPIEIKGLGGKLVEFILEQYEEDKKKDEFHEAIKNFLAIDESVLRASQDYIYQYYKDIFVHLVPEDDWYVEIPNAADVWKHIQFGNALLVSRRSGGDELVYISLTCSCDWEQEHGLEIVFKQGRYVNKVGPFDGHLTHSDAYDDDRLENVIYPQGV from the coding sequence GTGATTAAAGCCCCCCTACTAGGAATTCTTGAAAAAGATAGATACGGCGATTTGCGGAGCAAACCAATTGAAATTAAAGGGCTCGGTGGGAAGCTGGTTGAATTTATATTAGAGCAGTACGAAGAAGATAAAAAAAAGGATGAGTTTCATGAAGCGATCAAAAACTTTTTGGCAATTGATGAATCCGTCTTGAGAGCCTCGCAAGATTACATCTATCAGTATTACAAAGACATCTTTGTGCATTTGGTACCAGAGGATGATTGGTATGTCGAAATACCCAATGCAGCTGATGTTTGGAAGCATATTCAATTTGGTAATGCGCTATTGGTGTCGCGTCGTTCTGGTGGAGACGAGCTAGTCTATATTTCATTAACGTGTTCATGTGATTGGGAACAAGAGCATGGATTAGAAATAGTGTTTAAACAAGGCAGATATGTGAATAAAGTTGGACCATTTGACGGACACCTCACACACTCAGATGCTTATGACGATGATAGGTTAGAAAATGTTATCTACCCTCAGGGTGTATAA
- a CDS encoding substrate-binding periplasmic protein, with protein MNNRKAQYNFCILFSLFFGSAFFCSATPVNDIHQIQVVTEPLPPYQIVKDGEVRGVVAEKVRKLLRELGSDSQIRAMPWARAYKTALTEPGTLIFSMVRTPAREELFHWLGVLVSTKTYLVTLKRRDNIKLEKLEELINYKAGIKRDDVVFHYLSKKKALGKTALLPDTITTVKMLLRDRVDIIAVSPLHLDYMCSKIGCKSSDFQFLLELDGLSNDFYLAANKQMTPELVNLITDKLKGLTN; from the coding sequence ATGAATAATAGAAAAGCACAGTACAACTTCTGCATATTATTTTCGTTGTTTTTCGGGTCAGCATTTTTTTGCAGTGCCACTCCTGTTAATGATATTCACCAAATTCAAGTGGTGACAGAGCCACTCCCCCCTTATCAGATTGTAAAAGATGGAGAGGTGAGAGGCGTGGTAGCAGAAAAGGTCAGGAAGCTTCTGCGTGAACTAGGAAGCGACTCCCAAATACGCGCAATGCCTTGGGCTAGAGCATACAAAACAGCTTTGACCGAACCAGGAACTCTTATTTTTTCTATGGTACGTACACCTGCCAGAGAGGAATTGTTTCACTGGCTCGGTGTACTCGTCAGTACTAAAACTTACCTCGTTACTCTGAAAAGAAGAGACAACATAAAGCTTGAGAAGCTTGAAGAGCTAATTAATTATAAAGCAGGTATAAAGCGCGATGATGTGGTATTTCACTATTTATCGAAGAAAAAGGCGCTAGGTAAGACTGCACTCTTACCCGATACCATCACTACAGTTAAAATGCTACTTAGAGATCGAGTTGACATCATTGCTGTCTCACCGCTTCATTTAGACTATATGTGCTCTAAAATAGGCTGCAAAAGTAGTGACTTTCAATTCTTGCTAGAATTAGATGGTCTCAGTAATGATTTCTACCTTGCAGCAAATAAGCAAATGACACCCGAGCTTGTGAATTTGATTACAGATAAACTTAAAGGATTAACTAATTAA